From one Mytilus galloprovincialis chromosome 13, xbMytGall1.hap1.1, whole genome shotgun sequence genomic stretch:
- the LOC143056728 gene encoding uncharacterized protein LOC143056728, producing MQPYTPTISPQGNVNMIDYQVSPQRDKQSSDREKQLIKKKGKQDKNKAEENKKQDPPRSEQTKLSELLMSEEEKQIKHQEDRRRVRGPKIGRGGHGSNENKHEQLDDNDALENQKRRGNGSDRSLGRGDKRQLERTNEQEDGEIPGVDDIDVFKFLIKSFGGGCTFKDFLIRCDLFPKGSNLFSWFKKHSRRFHVFWDENDIVYIQPFYQEAKICTQWNNRQNPGQCRNIPCDFFHICRRFIRGNCKESSCLLSHSLGNPHNQTIRDKLGFSDYSDVDIRVILNCNSLSVCADYVYNNGCKVENGEKRCPHLHLCEYKVFGNCEGHCKFMKTHSITQYHNKWVLTSWNMSRWPEGRVLRSIYVPPIQRKENHDKSDDSALSQDKDDACDASSRYDSDTSDNKESLSSTPSRGPFRNSNNLITSVEHLSMQDDKERRTIKPGRRERFKSSEHIICGIVGKDDKCLPKISAPQQKYDDNDDDIKERIMMEKYKQKKLEISSGKVGKPKPPPKPSKLRPSNQDYQERNPALLKDETEISEICIFVSKDKCPSASCKNLHLPSGIPYLWQIKMRDKWVSLTLAENEKIEKGYCNLLDDESTEVKYNGSNKFSYHIWFSEMQAIINDVDGQPAVGTQRCNVRRLSTPSFTENEMLVDSYLTQWRWYWQDGSKKWNMYNKDDLERTYQTKQNTYLYTMENNRSMYRIDFQKMIQVNVKTDREQSITRRPLFVSKDDVYEKKFEKNYVPPKRVSNYRNAIGDSDHYKQLVDDDDDVYKGSDFIEMG from the exons GAAATGTGAATATGATTGATTATCAAGTTAGTCCACAGAGAGACAAACAAAGTTCAGACAGAGAAAAACAGCTTATAAAGAAAAAAGGCAAACAAGACAAAAATAAAGCAGAAGAGAATAAAAAACAGGATCCTCCTAGGTCAGAACAGACGAAACTATCTGAATTATTAATgtctgaagaagaaaaacaaattaaacaccAAGAAGATAGAAGAAGAGTCAGAGGTCCAAAAATAGGGAGAGGTGGACATGGCTCTAATGAAAATAAACATGAACAGTTGGACGATAATGATGCTcttgaaaatcaaaaaaggaggGGTAATGGTAGCGATAGGAGTCTTGGAAGAGGTGATAAACGTCAATTGGAGAGAACAAATGAACAAGAAGATGGGGAAATACCTGGTGTTGATGATATTGATGTTTTTAAATTCTTGATCAAATCTTTTGGTGGAGGATGTACTTTCAAAGACTTTTTAATACGTTGTGATCTTTTTCCAAAGGGCTctaatttattttcgtggtttaaAAAGCATAGTAGAAGATTTCATGTTTTCTGGGACGAAAATGATATTGTTTATATTCAACCATTTTATCAAGAGGCCAAAATCTGCACCCAATGGAATAATAGACAAAATCCTGGTCAATGTCGGAATATTCCGTGTGATTTTTTCCATATCTGTCGTCGCTTTATTAGAGGCAATTGTAAAGAAAGCAGTTGTCTGCTGTCACATAGTTTAGGAAATCCACACAATCAGACTATACGGGATAAACTTGGCTTCAGTGATTATAGTGATGTTGATATCAGAGTTATCCTTAATTGTAATTCTCTTTCAGTTTGTGCAGACTATGTTTACAACAATGGTTGTAAGGTAGAAAATGGAGAAAAAAGATGCCCACACTTACATTTATGTGAGTACAAAGTATTTGGAAATTGCGAAGGCCACTGCAAGTTCATGAAAACTCACTCTATTACTCAGTATCACAACAAATGGGTTCTTACGTCATGGAATATGAGTAGATGGCCAGAGGGACGAGTATTGAGATCTATATATGTACCACCcatacaaagaaaagaaaatcacGATAAGTCCGATGATTCTGCCCTCAGTCAAGATAAAGACGATGCATGCGATGCCAGTAGTCGTTATGACAGTGATACCAGTGACAATAAAGAAAGTCTTTCAAGTACTCCATCACGTGGGCCGTTCAGAAATTCCAATAATCTGATCACTTCTGTTGAACATCTTAGTATGCAAGATGATAAGGAAAGGAGAACGATAAAACCTGGCCGCAGAGAAAGATTCAAATCATCAGAACATATCATTTGTGGAATTGTAGGAAAAGACGACAAATGTCTTCCTAAAATATCTGCGCCACAACAAAAgtatgatgataatgatgatgacaTTAAAGAACGGATAATGATGGAAAAGTACAAACAGAAGAAGCTAGAAATCAGTTCTGGTAAAGTTGGTAAGCCAAAGCCTCCACCAAAACCTTCAAAACTGCGTCCATCTAATCAAGATTATCAGGAAAGAAACCCAGCTTTGTTAAAGGATGAAACAGAAATTTCTGAAATCTGCATTTTCGTGTCTAAGGATAAATGTCCGTCTGCATCCTGTAAGAATCTGCATCTGCCTAGTGGCATTCCTTACTTGTGGCAAATAAAAATGCGTGACAAATGGGTTTCACTAACATTGGCAGAGAACGAGAAAATAGAAAAAGGTTACTGTAATCTACTAGATGATGAATCAACTGAA gtAAAGTACAATGGTAGTAATAAATTCAGTTATCATATTTGGTTCTCAGAAATGCAGGCCATAATTAATGATGTTGATGGTCAACCTGCCGTTGGTACCCAGAGGTGTAATGTCAGACGTCTGAGTACCCCATCCTTCACTGAGAATGAAATGTTGGTTGATAGTTATCTTACACAATGGAGATGGTATTGGCAAGATGGCAGTAAAAAATGGAACATGTACAACAAG GATGACCTTGAGAGGACGTATCAGACTAAACAGAACACTTATTTGTATACCATGGAGAACAACCGTAGTATGTACAGGATAGATTTCCAGAAGATGATCCAGGTTAACGTCAAAACAGATAGAGAACAAAGTATTACCAGACGTCCACTGTTTGTGTCGAAAGATGATGTTTATGAGAAAAAATT tgaAAAAAACTACGTTCCACCTAAAAGAGTGTCCAATTATCGAAATGCTATAGGTGACTCGGACCATTACAAACAACTTGTCGACGATGATGACGATGTATACAAAGGAAGCGATTTTATTGAAATGGGTTAG